The genomic stretch aatagggtgatgaagatatatgcagctgagcggacgagtacagtgccgaggggatgggacgggagagggggaggagcagagggagaggggggagaagagggtttagctgcggagaggtgaaggggggggtagagggagcagagggaaaaggggagctcagtgtgggaaggcctctcggaggaggtgagctctaagtagggttttgaagaggggaagagaatccgtttggcggaggtgaggagggagggcgcggcccgggggtcgacggcgggataggcgagaacgggggacggcgaggaggtgggcggcggaggagaggagcgtgcggggtgggcggtagaaagagaggagggaggagaggtaggaaggggtgaggtgacggagagcctcgaagcctagagtgagaagtttttgttttgctcggaggtcgatgggcaaccactggaggtttttaagaaggggagtgacaggcccagagcgtttctgcaggaagatgagccgggcagcggagtgaagaatagactggagcggtgaTAAGAAGGTCATCTGTGTAGGGGTAGCTTCAGAATGCCTCTGTCCCAGGATCAgggctccctcctctctccctccaccccaagccCCCTCTCCGGGAGCTATGTCCTGGACGGGTCCGCCCCCCACTTGCTCCAGCCCAGCAGAAGCGAAATCGGGAAGTGCACCTTCCCTCCAGTTCTCCAGGAAATGAACAATCCCCCCGCTGAACTGGCTAGGGCAGCTACTCATCCGGCCCGATACCGGAGGGTCCGGTTTTTCCGCTCATCCGTCCCCGGTCCCGACGTTTTCCGAGCCTGCTTTCAGCCCGCAAGCCGACTCTGCTCTAGGTTTGAGAGAACCTCGGCCTGCCTCCGTAAAACGGCACATATGACATCAGGGGTCAcacatacgtggctcagtggaaagagcacgggcttgggagtcggaggtcatgggttctaatcccggttcctccacttgtgtgctgtgtgaccttgggcaagtcgcctaacttctctggacctcagttacctcatctgtaaaaatgaggattaaaaaaaaaatgtgagccccatgtgggacaatctgattatcctgtatctaccccagctcttagaacggtgctctgcacatagtaagcgtttaacaaataccataattattaattattgtatttCGCCTGGTGGGACACGTGCGCATCTCAATGACCGCGTCTGCAGAACACTATCAGGGAGGGCTACGCTAGAACCGGTCCCGGTCGCGGGGAGTTTAAGGGTTCATCATCGCCACAGTGGGATTGGaattctgggaggggagggaggaaaaacttGGCCACCTAGCAATGTATTCTCCTGAATACATGGAGGATGTATTTTGGATTGGGGATGTATTGGGGCTTGGGGGATGGAGGGATCGATCTGCCATGCTATAATCAGAGGAGTAGCGTAAAGGATATATACTGTGCTGTGGGACATGTTTGATTTCCCGAGCTGGATTTTTCTAGGTCTTGTACAATTACCTTCAGATTAGTTGTCGCGGCCACGGCTTACTCTGTCCTGTTTTCACCTGAGGTCTAACTGCACCACAGAGCTAATTATCTGGAAGTCATTCAAGCCCTTCCTGTagcagcctcttctctgacctcccttcctctagcatctcacctctccagcccacacttcactctgcggcTCGTGTTTTTTCAGTGCGGagtgagaaaagggagggaggaaaaacttGGCCACCTAGCAATGAATTCTCCTGAATACATGGAGGATGTATTTTGGATTGGGGATGTATTGGGGCTTGGGAGATGGAGGGATCGATCTGCCATGCTAAATGACAGTTAGTCATTTAGTTCACAGTTCGGTGCACATCGCCCCACTCCTCACGCGGGGGGAAAATCGGTAAGTTAATCCCTTTTTGCCCCCTACAGAAAATCACCAGCAAGTGGAAGCAGAAAATGAGACAGTGTTCTCAAATGAAGatatttggaaatattttaatTATAACTCATTCTGTGACTTTATGTTGGGTACAGTAGGGCCCTTCCTTTTTACACAGTGGAATTCCATAAAGTTAACGCTGCTTAGTATTTCCACAGTACCTTGGATCCTCTCGTATCTCAGCAGCACAAAATCGGTAGGAAACTCCAGCATCTAGTCTCCATGAGGTGGACAAATCCCAGGGGTACAGTGAAGGATATTGTCTCTCGGAGACTAAGAACTCAGACCGGgcccaggcaggattagaactcacacctAATTCCTCATCGTCTGCTTACACGCGAGGCCGCAACACACCCTCCCAGATCTCAGGACACGAGAGTAAAAAATATTTCccatccagaagcagcatggcccagtggcaagagcccgggcttgggagtcagaggacgtgggttctaatgcgggctctgccacttgtctgctgtgtgaccttggactagtcactccacttctcggtgcctcagttacctcatctgtaaaatgaggattaagactgtgagcgtcatgagggacagggacggtgtccaatctgattaccttgtatctaccccagctcttagaacagtgcttggcacatagtacgcacttaaataccattattattaccattattattattaaggcatctGTGGACAAAGGAAGAGTCCCATTTTCTTTAGTCAGAGGAAGGTAAAACCAAGTCTAAAGAACCAAACCacgtctatttatcttgatgatgttgttttgttctgttttgctttgttgtctgcctcctccgtttagactgtgagaccgttatcgggcagggatcgtctctatctgttaccaaaatcgtacattccaagtgcttagtacagtgctcggcacatagtaagcgctcaataaaccgtTGCCGTGGTTTTCCTCAAAAGGAGGAATTCAGGAGGGAAGATCTGAAGCAATCGAATGGGTGAGAACAGACCCTTCCTTGGGGAAAAACAGGATTTCCCTTCCAGGAAGTAAATGATGGGGGTTGTTTGGTTTCAAACTACATAGAACTGCAAATTAAATAGCCTTTAGGCATCGTCGGTAAGGGCATCCTCAACTTAGAAAGACAGTGCattcatacatatatacaaaCATCCACTATGtgtatgtgtacgtgtgtgtgtgtgtgtgtgtgtgtgtgttgcagtCAAGTATGTCCTAAACACAAAAGGTTTGGTGGCCAAATGTCTTCCGACTCAAACCCCAGTCTTTGAGGTAATCCAATCGCGGAAGGCGGTTACTCGAGTATAAACTCCCGGCTTGTTCTTCTCAGCACATTTCTCTCCCCAGCTGACGATTCCCGCCAGGTACCAGATGTCTCTAGAACTGGGGTAAGCCAGAGGACCCCCAGAATCTCCCTAAAAGAGGGAAAAGATGTTCATTAGCCCAACAGAAGCCATGCCTGGTTATTCAGTACGATGCTCTgaacgcagtcagcgctcaataaatacgattgaaggaacgaatgaatttaCACCCTTAGCTCAGGAGAGGGAACGTTCACTGGAACGGGAGATGGGTTTTATACTTTGAGTCCATTCAGTTGGGTGGGTCCAATCAAATTAGCCCGAATCCATCTCAGAGTttaacgcagtgcttggcacacagtaaaagcttaaataACATCCATCATCATGACCATCGCCGTCGCCATCAACAGTATCAGACCCATCTGGACGGTGTGGGGACGCATCCTAACTCCCCACAGGAGTCGATCTGAGGTTTTAATTGGGAAACTTCTTTAATCagtcagaggcatttattgagcacctcctgtgtgcagagcactatactagattcTTGGGCGAGAACAATAGTGGACAAGGTCCCGTCCTTGAAGAAGTTCACAGGACCGTCAAGCCCGTGAAGTTCATGGAGGAAAAGAGCCCAGACAAGGTCATGACGACTActgtcatggagaagcagcatggcctagtggatagggcccggccctgggagccagaaggagctgggttctagtcccgactctgccacctgccctctgtgtgaccttggctagtcacttcacttctctgggcctcggtcacctcatccgtcaaaggaggattcagactgcgagccccacgtgtgacatggactgtgtccattacttcatatctagcccagagtttagaaaactgccgggcacacactaagcgttttacaaataccagaaaaaaacccACTCAGATCTTGATCCAGATCAAGCCCTACTGAcatccctccctgctcctgctaTCTGGGCTGCAGCGAGAAGGCTCGGGAGCCCAACCCAATCTGTGACGGGTCAAGAGATTGAACATGGTCAGATCTAGGCCTCGGTCGCCAGCTCAGCCCTGGGCCTAATGTAGGCCTTGCCCCTCCCAACAATTAGCCAGCCAATGGAACAGaaacttctcataataataacaataatgtcggtatttgttaagcgctcactatgtgcagagcactgttctaagcaatggggtagatacagggtagtcaggttgccccacatgaggctcacggtcttaatccccatttgacagatgaggtcacggaggcagagagaagtgaagtgacttgccctcagtcacacagctgacaagcggcagagccgggattcgaaccacgaactctggctccccagcccgggctctttccactgagccgcactgcttctcttggccagGAGGTGTTTGGTTTTGGGGTAGGGGGTTTAATGGaacgtgttaagcgcttgctgtgtgccaggcacagaactagGAACggcgatagatacaaggttatcaggttggacacggtccgtgccccacgtggggctcactgtcttaatccccatctcacagacgagagaactgaggcacagggagattaagtggcttgcccagggtcacacaaccgacgagtggtggagccgggattagaaagcaggcttcttactcccgggcctgtgctccattcgctaggccaggctgtttttaAGGTCTAATCTAGAACAAAGGCTAAGAGAAAGTGAGTTTCAAGCTCCCCTCTGATCTGATCatccgatctgccacttgtctgctgtgtgatcctggggaagtcgctcaatttctctgtgcctcagttccctcgtctgtaaaatgtggattaagactgtgagccccaggcgggagagggaccgtgtccaacctgattaacctgtatctaccccagcagtcagtacggtgctgggcacgtagtaagcacctgggcgctgatcccggctccgctgcatgtctgctgcgtcaccttgggcaagtcacttaacttctctggtcctcggtcacctcatcggtaaaatggggattaagagcgtgagccccatatgggacggggactgtgtccaaactgattaacttgcatctaccccaacccttagaacgtcgcttggtacgtagtaagcgcttaacagatgccataataataatcgtcattattatcatcattaactgaTGCCATATAAGGTAAAACCACCGTTTTCCGCATCAGTGTGTCACGTGCCTATCTCGACATCGCTTAAATAGCAAAGATCTTGGGTTTTTGGAGAGGGACAGGCGGGACCTACCTGGCAGGCATCAATTTTTCCTTCCAAGAATCCTGCGCATAGCATCGTGGGTGTCACCAAGCCTTGGTATACATCAGGATGGTTGCATGTGTCCGTGTCGATGATTTCCACCGAGGCCTGTTGAAGATTTGAGGGGCTTGGCCCTAATGAAGAAGGCAGTGGAGAGACGGAAAGGAAACTGAAGGGTGACCCCCCCAAGGGAGAGCCATGAATTAGACTCTCCCATCCACTCTGGGTTGAGACAACCTTTttagactctcccgagtgcttatctGGAATAGattagcagcgcggctcagtggaaagagcccgggcatgggagtcagaggtctggctctgccacttgtcagctgggtgactgtgggcaagtcacttcacttctctgggcctcagttcctcatctgtaaaatggggattaactgtgagcctcacgtgggacaacctgatgaccctgtatctaccccagcgcttagaacagtgctctgcccatagtaagcgcttaacaaataccaacattaatagatTCCCCCAAATGGCTTCTGATTCTCTGTTCAGATGCTGTTTTGCGTGATCCTTATCTCTGCTTGCCACTCTCAACTAGAAGCCAAGGAGACCACCCTGAGCCTGAAAATTGAACTTAACTCTCGCTCTAAAAAAGGCACCGGATGTCACCCTGGAGTGGATCATTAGAGAAGCACctcagtctagtggaaaggacacgggcctggaagtgagaggacctgggttctaatcctgactccaccactgtgtgacctcgggcaagctacttaacttctctgcctttcagtttcctcttatgcaaaatgaagatttaatacctattctccctcctaacctagacagtgaacccccatgagggatagggactttaCCCTGACTGTCTTTCATcaacagcagtgcttggcacagtgttcggCGCGTAGTATACACTTAACAGAGATCCAAAGGGATATCTGCGCAGGTCTCCTGGCCCTTTTTGTCCAAatctggaagaaagaggaagggcacCAGGCTATGAGGAATTTGGAGGGTGGCATGGGAGCAAAGAGCCCCTTGCTCAGACGAGCCCCGATCCCGCTCCTCTGATTCTTCTGGGGCTTCCGGCTTTCTCGAAAAGAATGATGCATGTTTCgccagaggaagaggtgaatttaGCCAATTTAGCCCATTGCTAAATTGGGAGAAAATGGGGGAAACTTCATTCTAGAGTccccatcctttagactgtaaactcatcgtgggtgaggaacgtgtctaccaaatctattgtgtcGTACGccgcctcatttccccttctcccactcccttctgtatcaccttgacaTGCTTCATTCACCCtaacctcagccccagagcactcggATACAGATCCGTAacatttattcacattaacgtctgtctgcccctctagaccgtaagctccttgtgggcagggagcatgtctaccaactctgtaatattgtactcccccaagcacttaatacagtgttctccacacaggcagtgctcaataaacgctcaGTAGCTCTCATCGATTGAATGATATCCTAGGAGAGCACTCCGGATTTAGCCTGTTCTTCGCCCCGGCCTTTTTTCCAAATTGCCCTGGGATCCAGGCGTCAATCTGTcagtggatcgtatttattgagtgcgtattttgtgcacagccctgtactaagcgcttgggaggggacactataacaatatatcagCCACGTGATGTGCCAGACAGGTTCCGGCGGGGACTCACCATTCTCGTAAAGGGCCCCCCAGCCTGCCACGAGGACCGTGGTGCCGGCGGAGAAGTTCTGGGTGGCTTCGGGGAGGCAGATCCGGTGGACGTTGTTGATCGCCGGGACGGCCTTGGAGAGCTGCACAACCGCGATGTCATTCTCCTTGGTGATGTCGTTATAATTCTCGTGCAAGATGATGGTCTGGATGCTACGTGGCATGAACGGAGGGTTTAGCACAGTCCCAAAACTGGCCGTCCAGTCATTCGGATTCCTGCTCCTAGAGGAGAGGACGGTACGTCAGATTTCCCGTTCACtgcggggcagggcccggggcctgggggttCCATGGCACCTCGATGGTACTGCCCTGCCCTACGTCATTATCAGATGGTGATATTGAAGtagagggggtgaggagaaacaAAGTATCTCCGCGGCCGAGAGTAAAaaggggcttttttttaaaaaaaataaataatagtatctgttgagagcttgctgtgtgccagactaatccctggggtagatagaagggtaACATGTCGGACACAAGCCATGTACCCCAAGGGGCTcgcgggtcttaatccccattttacagatgagttaactggggcacggaggagttacgtgacttgtccaagttcccacagtaaacaagcagcagagccgggacgagaacccaggtccttctgactcccagacctgggctctatccattaggccacacagctcctcTCTAAAAGCGCTAAGTTTTATAGAATGTGAGTCTCCTTTCCCGCACGTATTAATGAAACAGCTAATGGTAGTGAGAACCGGCATGCCTTtcgtaaagagcacgggcccaggaatccggggacctgggttctaatcccgtctctgccacctgtgtgctgtgtgaccttggccaagcggtttcacttccctgtgcctcattctcctcatctggcaaatggagattcgatacctgttctccctccctcttggaccgtgagctccacacgggacgggggccgtgtcagacctgattattttgtttgacTACCCCCGCGCTCATTACAGCGCTATTGTTCTTATCgctatggttcttgtctgtccgtctcccccgattagactgtaagccgtcgaagggcagggactgtctctgttaccgatttgtccattacaagcgcttagtaccgtgctctgcacatagtaagcgctcaataaatactattgaatgaatcacagtgctcggctcaaggtaagcgcccaacaaacacCGTCGACGGACGGACTGATGGACAGAGTCGAAGGTAGAACCCGACCCAGGCCCCAGAGGCCCCAGAATTCCCCAAAGAGACCCAGGTTTGCGGAAGCGGGTCAGGTCCCAGTGGGGGGCTGTGGCCACGGGGACCGCCGGCCCGGGGCCAGATGTGGGGACCACCACCTAAGGACCAGATGCGACCCCGCCGTCCCCCGaggcggggcggcccgggcccgggcggaggACGTACGCCTTGAAGCAGTGAGCGGCGGTGATCAGCCACGTGCTGCTGATGAGGGTGGCCCCGCAGCGGTGATGGCCTCTGATCTTCAGACTCGCCTGCCACGGCCAGTCTCCCTCCAGCGCCGTCGTGCCCCCGGAGATCCTGTCGTATGCCAACGTCGACTTGCTGGCCCGGATCCCGCAGCCTGTCAGAAGTCAGGGgttggggagcaggggggagcCGTGAGCGTGTTGGCCCCCGCGGAGGCAATCAattgggggcggtgggggtagTTATagcatttatttgctattgttttaatatttgctattatttatttgctattgtttcaatgagatgttcttccccttgattctatttgttgccactgttcttgtccgtctcccccgattagaccgtaagcccgtcaaagggcagggaccgtctctatctgataccgatttgtccattccaagcgcttagtacagtgctctgcacatagtaagcgctcaataaatactattgaatgaatgaatgaattgagcagttactgtgtgcagagcactggactaagcatataataataatatttgtttaagtgcttactatgtgccaggcaccttactaagctttggggtggacacagatcaatcgggttgggcacagtccctgtcccatgtggggctcaccgtctcaatctccattttacagatgagggaactgaggcccggagaagtgaagtgactggcccaaggtcacacagcacacaggaggtggagccgagattaaaacccacgactttctgactcccaggcccggggtctatccaatCCGCCGTgcatttggaagaggacagtgtgTCCACCGGGTGgacgtgatccctcccctcaaggatctCAGTCTAGTGGAGGAATTCACAATCAATTATCATCCGTTCagattgtatccaccctagtgcttagccccCAGTGTGCCCTTAACAGATACGACTATTGCTCCTCTATattcctctggactgcaagctcgttgtgggcagggaatgcgtcggttAGATtgttagaatgtactctcccaagtactcagtacactgctcttcacacagtaagcgctcagtaagtacaatcgaaTGACTGTCTCTTCTTATTAATGAGCACCCATCCAGTGCAAAGCACCGTGGGCCGCTCTTAGGAGAATCCACCAAAAGGAAGATGTGTATTTCCTtctcgtaattatcattattattattacgtaataataatgttggtatgtgttaagcgcttactatgtgcagagcactgttctaagcgctgaggtaggtacagggtaatcaggttgtcccccgcgacgtcacagtcttcatccccattttacagatgaggtaactgccggcacagagaagtgaagtgacttgcccacagtcacacagctgacaggtggcagagccagaaatcgaacccatgacctctgactcccaagcccgggctctttccactgagccacgctgtttctctgcaaGCTCATTCCGgacagggaaagtttctaccaacttATATATTGCAttctacagtcctctgcacactggaagagctcaataaatattcattcgttcagttgtattcattgagaggttaccgtgtgcaaagcacggtgtgcaaagcactcgggagagtacactttaacaataaatacactcacattccctgctccacaaCCGGCTTACGGTAAATACCGTTTACCGATCAATGGATTGATTTCTTGCCCCGAACAACTAACTCATCAATCCTCAGTTCAAGTTCCCGAGCTGGGACCTGGGAACCTATTTTTTCAGAGCCAAGCCTTTCTCAGACATATTGCGTTGCGGGGGCCAGTGGCGGGAATCGGGTTTCGGCCACCCAGGGATCTCCTCGAAGTTTTGAAGCTTCCGCACTTACTGCTGTTGAGGAGGTTCTCTGCTCCGCTCTTGCTGATTTCTGAAAGACAAGGGAAAAAACTTTTGTTCCACTCTCCATCCCCGCTGATCCGAACACGTTTGACTGGATGGCGGCGGCTCAGGAGAGGATACGATTACGAGCCGGGGATTAGGTTGCAAGATTAAGCGGCTTTGAGCCGTGAGGATAAGCGAGCTACAGCTCAGCTATCTCCAAGAGGCTGAATTTGGTGAAAAGCCTTTCTTTCTGGACGTCGTGAacaaagagcttggaaagttGAAAGGGTGAGAGGGAGGTGTGAGGGTTCTTTAAAGAGACACAACGAAAACCATCCTCCCATTAAAGCCCTGCGGCAGGTAGATGACCTGAGATTGGCCGTGAACCTGGACCCCGACGGGTAAATACGAATTAATGGAATTGAAACGAGACGTCACCTGTGATTCTCAGGGAAGAAGGATCGGGCGTCACGGAGTCTCCATTGCTCTTGAGCATCTGAAGGAGGACGCTGTGGATTCTTGCCTTCATCTGGGCGCTACTGGCCGGCGGGAACTGAAACATCAGCCAGATCTGGGCCATCGAACCTTTAGGGTCCTGGCTGGAAGCCATAAAAACCATCTCACGACAGGGGAGAGACACAGCCTTTCCTAGTTTGGAGGCTGACTGCTACGTCATCTTCTGTATTCTTCAGCCCGTATTCTTTCAGACTCACTTTTCCACTGCTTTATCGCTCCcggtccctccctgcccacccccgagCCCCTATTTGGCCGACGGCGATGGACGAGGGGATCCGAGAGAAGAGACAATGGGGAAACTGTCCCGGGGTCTGTGTCAGGTGAGACAATGGGCTTGATGCAGTCTCAGGGAAGGGAAggcacagtcagaggacctgggtccttgaACCCGTCTATCTCGGcgttgacctctctcccacatcctgcctcctcatatccgacaggaaattcctctcccccacttcaaagctttattaaaaaagaCATCTCcaccaaaaggtcttccctaagcgctcttttcctttccttcaactcccttctgcgtcatcctgacttgctccctttattcaccctccccacccccagtcccgccGCACTTCATgcacctagctgtaatttatttatttatattaatgtctgtctccctctctagactgtaagctcactgtggtcaggacatttgtctgttttgttattactgtactttcccaagcgcttactacaatgttctgcactcagtaagtgctcagtaaatacgatcgactgcctgACCGACAGgcatcctgctgtgtgatctcttaatcaatcagtggtatttattgagtgcttaccgtgtgctgagccccgtactgagcggttgggagagtacaagaagcggcgtggctcagtggaaagagcccgggcttgggagtcagacgtcgtcggttccaatcccggcttcgtcacttgtcagcggtgtgactttgggca from Ornithorhynchus anatinus isolate Pmale09 chromosome 10, mOrnAna1.pri.v4, whole genome shotgun sequence encodes the following:
- the LOC100081160 gene encoding transmembrane protease serine 11B-like protein, encoding MSDCIIPLQMSVIEDAICLLFLLRRPGVASGRTSWPTWTIALIVFGVLAVLAVTIGLLAYYLAVDKKVFYYQGTFRVQDVDLDGNAGKQTSEASSLLSKKIETLMVVAFQNSNINRYYVRSHVIKLYQDPKGSMAQIWLMFQFPPASSAQMKARIHSVLLQMLKSNGDSVTPDPSSLRITEISKSGAENLLNSSCGIRASKSTLAYDRISGGTTALEGDWPWQASLKIRGHHRCGATLISSTWLITAAHCFKASRNPNDWTASFGTVLNPPFMPRSIQTIILHENYNDITKENDIAVVQLSKAVPAINNVHRICLPEATQNFSAGTTVLVAGWGALYENGPSPSNLQQASVEIIDTDTCNHPDVYQGLVTPTMLCAGFLEGKIDACQGDSGGPLAYPSSRDIWYLAGIVSWGEKCAEKNKPGVYTRVTAFRDWITSKTGV